One Nitrospirota bacterium genomic region harbors:
- the rplL gene encoding 50S ribosomal protein L7/L12 produces MNKGEKATAVAELTETFGRARLAIVTESAALSVNQVTELRKLLRGAKAEYKVVKNTLAARAAEGTILSGVKTYLKGPTGLVIGYDDPVLPTKILQDFLLAEKRDQKMKITIGVLEGKVVQPAELAAVAKLPKKEVLIAMLLSAMQGPARGLVYTLSAVLSKFVRVIAAIQDKRKGEGDMSTTTTKLSQEELIKAIETMSVLDLAELVKGLETRFGVTAAAPVAVAAPAAGGGGAAAAAEEKTAFDVMLVSAPADKKIQVIKVVRELTSLGLKEAKDLVEGAPKPVKTGVTKEECDTMKKKLEESGAKVEIK; encoded by the coding sequence ATGAATAAGGGCGAGAAAGCGACAGCGGTTGCGGAGTTGACGGAGACATTCGGCCGTGCACGGCTCGCGATTGTCACGGAAAGCGCCGCGCTCTCCGTGAACCAAGTGACAGAGCTTCGCAAGCTATTGCGAGGCGCCAAGGCCGAATACAAGGTCGTCAAGAACACGCTGGCTGCCCGTGCTGCCGAGGGTACGATCCTTTCTGGGGTCAAGACGTACCTCAAGGGACCAACGGGACTGGTGATCGGTTATGACGATCCGGTGCTCCCGACGAAGATCCTTCAAGACTTTCTTCTGGCCGAGAAGCGGGACCAGAAGATGAAGATTACGATCGGAGTGTTGGAGGGGAAGGTCGTACAACCCGCTGAGTTGGCGGCCGTTGCGAAGCTACCGAAGAAAGAAGTCCTCATTGCGATGTTGTTGTCGGCCATGCAGGGACCGGCGCGTGGCCTGGTGTATACGCTCAGTGCGGTCTTGTCAAAATTTGTCAGAGTCATTGCGGCCATTCAGGATAAACGAAAAGGAGAAGGGGATATGTCAACGACCACGACGAAGTTATCACAAGAAGAGTTGATCAAGGCCATCGAGACGATGAGTGTGCTCGATTTGGCGGAGCTCGTGAAGGGGTTAGAGACCCGATTCGGCGTCACGGCCGCCGCACCGGTCGCCGTTGCCGCTCCAGCCGCTGGCGGTGGTGGCGCAGCAGCGGCAGCCGAGGAAAAGACCGCGTTCGATGTCATGCTGGTGTCTGCTCCGGCGGACAAGAAAATCCAAGTCATTAAGGTCGTTCGCGAACTCACGAGCCTTGGATTGAAGGAAGCGAAGGACCTGGTCGAAGGCGCGCCCAAGCCAGTGAAAACCGGTGTCACAAAGGAAGAGTGCGACACCATGAAGAAGAAGCTCGAAGAGAGCGGCGCCAAGGTCGAGATCAAGTAG
- a CDS encoding 50S ribosomal protein L1: protein MGKKMKAAVEKLEPRAYALREAVEAVKRLAYTKFDESVDLALRLGVDPKRADQMVRGTTSLPHGTGKKIRVLVFAKGEKEQEARQAGADYVGSDDLMEKIKGGWLDFDCAISTPDLMGAVGKLGKALGPRGLMPNPKTGTVTFEVGKAVSEIRKGRVEYKVEKAGIVQVPVGKVSFKPEQLYDNAAAVLEAVIKAKPASCKGRYLMSATISSTMGPGVKLDAIALAKEWS from the coding sequence ATGGGAAAGAAGATGAAAGCGGCGGTCGAAAAGCTTGAGCCTCGGGCTTATGCCTTGCGCGAGGCGGTCGAAGCGGTGAAGCGGTTGGCCTATACCAAGTTTGATGAATCCGTTGATCTGGCACTTCGATTGGGTGTCGATCCAAAACGGGCTGACCAAATGGTGCGAGGCACGACGTCTCTGCCGCATGGTACGGGGAAGAAGATTCGCGTATTGGTTTTTGCCAAGGGGGAGAAGGAGCAGGAGGCCCGGCAAGCCGGCGCTGACTATGTCGGGTCCGATGATCTGATGGAGAAGATCAAGGGGGGCTGGCTGGATTTTGACTGCGCCATTTCGACGCCGGACCTCATGGGGGCGGTTGGGAAACTTGGAAAAGCGTTGGGTCCCCGTGGGCTCATGCCTAATCCCAAGACCGGGACCGTGACCTTCGAGGTCGGGAAGGCCGTGTCAGAAATTCGGAAGGGCCGGGTCGAGTACAAAGTCGAAAAAGCCGGGATCGTTCAGGTGCCTGTTGGGAAAGTGTCATTTAAACCGGAGCAGCTCTACGACAACGCGGCGGCGGTTCTCGAGGCGGTGATCAAGGCAAAGCCTGCCTCGTGCAAAGGGCGCTATCTGATGAGTGCGACGATCTCAAGCACGATGGGGCCTGGTGTGAAGCTGGACGCCATTGCGTTAGCCAAGGAATGGAGTTAG
- the rpmG gene encoding 50S ribosomal protein L33, translating into MREIIDLACTVCKQRNYSTMKNKKNDPDRLERNKFCKFCRKHIAHKEVK; encoded by the coding sequence ATGCGAGAGATCATTGATTTAGCCTGCACGGTGTGCAAGCAGCGGAATTATTCCACCATGAAAAATAAGAAGAACGATCCGGATCGCCTAGAGCGGAATAAGTTCTGTAAGTTTTGTCGGAAGCACATTGCCCATAAGGAAGTGAAATAA
- the nusG gene encoding transcription termination/antitermination protein NusG — protein MAKNWYVIHTYAGFEGRVKTSLLERANQMGLVEKLGQVLVPTEDVIEIKDGKRRTSRRKFFPGYVIVELESPLIDETLQMIKETPKVTGFVGAGAQPTPLSTDEVESLLKQVDVGAAGPREQVKFIKTDNVRIIDGPFLGFNGVVDEVSQDHGRLKVLVSIFGRSTPVELGFMQVERI, from the coding sequence ATGGCAAAGAATTGGTACGTCATTCATACCTACGCAGGTTTTGAGGGGCGGGTGAAGACCAGCTTGCTCGAGCGGGCCAATCAAATGGGATTGGTCGAAAAGCTGGGGCAGGTACTTGTGCCGACAGAAGATGTGATTGAGATCAAGGATGGTAAGCGCCGAACGTCTCGACGGAAGTTTTTCCCCGGGTACGTGATTGTGGAATTGGAGTCCCCGCTTATCGATGAAACCTTGCAGATGATCAAGGAAACGCCGAAAGTCACGGGCTTCGTCGGCGCTGGAGCGCAGCCGACACCGCTGTCGACGGATGAGGTTGAGTCGCTATTGAAACAGGTCGATGTGGGAGCAGCCGGACCACGCGAACAGGTTAAATTCATCAAGACGGACAATGTGCGGATCATTGACGGTCCCTTTCTCGGATTCAACGGCGTGGTGGACGAGGTGTCCCAGGATCATGGCCGACTAAAAGTATTGGTCAGTATTTTTGGGCGATCTACCCCTGTGGAGCTTGGATTTATGCAAGTGGAGCGCATCTAG
- the rplK gene encoding 50S ribosomal protein L11: MAKEVSAQIKLQIPAGKANPAPPVGPSLGQHGVNIMEFCKQFNAKTQKEGDSIIPVIITVYKDRSFTFVMKTPPASDLLKKAAGIIKGSGVPQKDKVGKITKAQLREIAQKKLTDLNAADLAGAIKIIEGTARSMGVVIQG, encoded by the coding sequence ATGGCCAAAGAAGTATCGGCGCAGATTAAGTTGCAAATTCCAGCTGGGAAAGCGAACCCTGCTCCCCCAGTAGGTCCGTCATTGGGGCAGCACGGCGTCAACATTATGGAGTTTTGCAAGCAGTTTAATGCCAAAACGCAGAAAGAGGGCGACAGCATCATTCCGGTGATCATTACGGTCTATAAAGACCGGTCGTTTACCTTTGTAATGAAAACTCCCCCGGCGTCCGACCTTTTGAAGAAGGCTGCAGGGATCATCAAGGGATCCGGCGTTCCACAAAAAGACAAGGTAGGAAAGATCACCAAGGCACAGTTGCGTGAGATTGCGCAGAAGAAATTGACGGATCTCAACGCTGCAGATCTTGCGGGGGCGATCAAGATTATTGAGGGAACAGCGCGCAGTATGGGAGTGGTGATTCAAGGGTGA
- the secE gene encoding preprotein translocase subunit SecE has protein sequence MFKNFINSIREFLNDVRGELKKVSFPTRAETIGSTTVVIVFCIIMSLYLSFVDSILVWLVGKIL, from the coding sequence ATGTTCAAGAATTTTATCAATTCGATTCGCGAATTCCTCAACGATGTGCGCGGAGAGTTGAAGAAAGTCTCCTTTCCGACCAGGGCCGAAACAATCGGGTCCACGACGGTGGTCATTGTCTTTTGCATCATCATGTCCCTCTATCTGTCATTCGTCGACTCTATTCTTGTATGGCTAGTGGGCAAGATTTTATGA
- the tuf gene encoding elongation factor Tu (EF-Tu; promotes GTP-dependent binding of aminoacyl-tRNA to the A-site of ribosomes during protein biosynthesis; when the tRNA anticodon matches the mRNA codon, GTP hydrolysis results; the inactive EF-Tu-GDP leaves the ribosome and release of GDP is promoted by elongation factor Ts; many prokaryotes have two copies of the gene encoding EF-Tu), producing the protein EMVMPGDNVSVTGELISPIAMDQGLRFAVREGGKTVGSGVVTEILA; encoded by the coding sequence GGAGATGGTGATGCCGGGGGACAATGTGAGCGTGACGGGGGAGTTAATCAGCCCGATCGCGATGGATCAGGGGTTGCGGTTTGCGGTGCGCGAGGGGGGCAAGACCGTCGGCTCCGGCGTCGTCACCGAAATCCTGGCGTAA